The following are encoded together in the Citrus sinensis cultivar Valencia sweet orange chromosome 1, DVS_A1.0, whole genome shotgun sequence genome:
- the LOC102617760 gene encoding GTP-binding protein At2g22870 — protein MLFSQLPRLNFSIFVKPPLSLRSHFTLLPKHRLNFSALKSTLSTTEPIPISHAVEPEPEPHVAISLEKLFVPPETEVSIDDSSLSTRILKGSNIVLSKYARDAQVAQAEFVKSSVRTEDCPSDGLPEFALVGRSNVGKSSLLNSLVRRKKLALTSKTPGKTQCINHFRINDSWYLVDLPGYGYAAAPRELRTDWDKFTKDYFLNRSTLVSVFLLIDASIPAKPIDLEYASWLGQNQIPMTLVFTKCDKRKKKKNGGKRPEENLNDFQELIQGFFQTAPPWIMTSSVTNQGRDEILLHMAQLRNYWLKH, from the exons ATGCTTTTTTCTCAGCTTCCAAGACTCAACTTTTCAATATTCGTAAAGCCACCCCTGTCTCTCCGCTCACACTTCACCCTCTTACCAAAACACAGGCTCAACTTCTCAGCGCTCAAATCCACACTCTCCACAACCGAACCGATACCCATATCCCACGCGGTAGAACCAGAACCAGAACCCCACGTGGCAATATCACTCGAAAAGCTATTTGTCCCGCCGGAAACAGAGGTCTCAATCGATGATTCGTCGTTGAGTACGAGAATATTGAAGGGTTCGAACATAGTGTTGAGTAAGTACGCAAGGGATGCTCAAGTTGCACAAGCTGAGTTCGTGAAGAGTAGTGTTAGGACTGAGGATTGCCCCTCTGATGGGTTGCCTGAATTTGCGCTGGTGGGCAGGTCTAATGTTGGCAAATCTTCGCTTCTTAATTCACTTGTTAGAAGGAAGAAGCTTGCTCTCACATCTAAGACACCTG GGAAAACACAATGCATCAATCATTTTCGGATAAATGATAGTTGGTACTTGGTGGATTTGCCTGGATATGG GTATGCAGCTGCTCCTCGGGAACTTCGAACCGACTGGGACAAATTCACTAAAGACTATTTCCTTAATCGCTCAACTTTGGTCTCAGTGTTCCTTCTCATAGATGCTAGCATTCCTGCAAAACCTATTGATCTTGAATATGCTAGTTGGCTGGGACAGAATCAG ATTCCAATGACATTAGTCTTCACCAAATGCGACAAgcggaagaagaaaaagaatggaGGCAAAAGACCAGAAGAAAATCTGAACGATTTTCAAGAGCTGATACAAGGCTTCTTTCAGACAGCTCCACCGTGGATAATGACCAGCAGTGTTACCAATCAAGGTCGTGATGAGATACTACTGCACATGGCTCAGCTTCGGAACTACTGGCTCAAACACTGA
- the LOC102617479 gene encoding 60S ribosomal protein L37-3: protein MGKGTGSFGKRRNKTHTLCVRCGRRSFHIQKSRCSACAYPAARVRKYNWSVKAIRRKTTGTGRMRYLRHVPRRFKSNFREGTEAAPRKKNVAASS, encoded by the exons ATG GGGAAAGGAACCGGAAGCTTTGGTAAGAGAAGGAACAAGACTCACACACTGTGCGTGAGATGCGGTCGCAGGAGTTTCCACATCCAGAAGAGCCGATGCAGCGCTTGCGCTTATCCCGCTGCccgtgttagaaaat ataACTGGAGTGTGAAGGCCATCCGCCGAAAGACCACTGGAACCGGACGCATGAGGTACCTTCGTCATGTGCCACGCAGGTTCAAGAGTAACTTCAGAGAAG GTACTGAAGCAGCTCCAAGGAAGAAGAATGTGGCTGCATCTTCTTAA